Proteins encoded within one genomic window of Cellulomonas flavigena DSM 20109:
- a CDS encoding DUF4349 domain-containing protein, which translates to MTTRIRTLVASLAVLAALTACSAGSGADESAAGPEGAYDAGGAPADGGGAPAVDESGTRADTPGDGQQVVQTAHATMTSEDPVAAARRVVTLVTRLDGRVDSRYERASGGEGDPGSASLTVRVPSTEMATLPEALGEIGDVQDYLVETQNVTGAAQDLDARIAATELSVERMTALLARASSSSELIEAESALTERQANLERLRSERARLADRVALSTVDVEIWGPTDTPERLDTEPPTFLDGLATGWHAFTATVRTVLVVLGVLLPWLVVAALVVGPVVLWRRRRRAVTATAPVAPPAPAGPPATVAPATPPPAGPRA; encoded by the coding sequence ATGACGACGCGCATCCGCACCCTGGTGGCCTCGCTCGCCGTGCTCGCGGCCCTCACCGCCTGCAGCGCGGGCAGCGGCGCCGACGAGTCCGCCGCAGGGCCCGAGGGGGCCTACGACGCCGGGGGCGCGCCCGCCGACGGCGGGGGTGCGCCGGCGGTGGACGAGAGCGGCACCCGCGCGGACACCCCGGGCGACGGGCAGCAGGTGGTGCAGACCGCCCACGCGACCATGACGTCCGAGGACCCCGTCGCCGCGGCGCGCCGTGTGGTCACGCTCGTCACGCGCCTCGACGGCCGGGTGGACTCCCGCTACGAGCGGGCGTCCGGGGGCGAGGGCGACCCCGGCTCCGCGTCGCTCACGGTGCGCGTGCCCTCGACGGAGATGGCGACCCTGCCCGAGGCACTCGGCGAGATCGGCGACGTGCAGGACTACCTCGTCGAGACGCAGAACGTCACCGGTGCCGCGCAGGACCTCGACGCGCGCATCGCGGCGACCGAGCTGTCGGTCGAGCGGATGACGGCGCTGCTGGCCCGGGCCTCGTCGAGCAGCGAGCTCATCGAGGCCGAGAGCGCCCTGACCGAGCGGCAGGCGAACCTCGAGCGGCTGCGCTCCGAGCGCGCGCGGCTGGCCGACCGGGTCGCCCTGTCCACGGTGGACGTCGAGATCTGGGGCCCCACCGACACGCCCGAGCGGCTCGACACCGAGCCGCCGACGTTCCTCGACGGTCTCGCGACGGGCTGGCACGCGTTCACGGCGACCGTCCGCACGGTGCTCGTCGTGCTCGGGGTGCTCCTGCCGTGGCTGGTGGTCGCCGCCCTCGTCGTCGGGCCGGTGGTGCTGTGGCGCCGCCGTCGCCGTGCCGTCACGGCCACGGCGCCCGTCGCACCCCCGGCTCCTGCCGGACCCCCGGCCACCGTCGCGCCTGCCACGCCGCCGCCCGCCGGGCCCCGCGCCTGA
- a CDS encoding NYN domain-containing protein, protein MSETGTTYLLVDGENIDATLGSSILGGRPTPEQRPRWERVLTFAQQAWGQPVKALFFLNASNGTLPMSFVQALTAIGFVPIPLSGESYEKVVDIGIKRTLEAIADRDGDVLLASHDGDFAPEVAQLVDAGRQVGLLAFREFTSQSLAGLTARGLRTFDLETDVAAFNVQLPRLRIIPLEEFDPLRYL, encoded by the coding sequence ATGAGCGAGACGGGCACCACGTACCTGCTGGTCGACGGGGAGAACATCGACGCGACGCTCGGGTCGTCGATCCTCGGCGGGCGCCCCACACCGGAGCAGCGCCCGCGCTGGGAGCGCGTGCTGACGTTCGCGCAGCAGGCGTGGGGCCAGCCGGTGAAGGCGCTGTTCTTCCTCAACGCGTCGAACGGCACGCTGCCGATGTCGTTCGTGCAGGCGCTGACCGCGATCGGGTTCGTGCCGATCCCGCTGTCCGGCGAGTCGTACGAGAAGGTCGTCGACATCGGCATCAAGCGCACGCTCGAGGCCATCGCGGACCGTGACGGCGACGTGCTGCTCGCCAGCCACGACGGCGACTTCGCGCCCGAGGTCGCGCAGCTCGTCGACGCGGGACGCCAGGTGGGCCTGCTCGCGTTCCGCGAGTTCACGAGCCAGTCGCTCGCGGGGCTGACGGCACGCGGGCTGAGGACGTTCGACCTCGAGACCGACGTCGCGGCGTTCAACGTGCAGCTCCCGCGCCTGCGGATCATCCCGCTCGAGGAGTTCGACCCGCTGCGCTACCTGTGA
- a CDS encoding SDR family NAD(P)-dependent oxidoreductase, producing MTATTAAPVRPDVPRTALVTGAGRGIGRHLALALAREGYALGLVARTRERLEVVADEARALGAPVTVAVADLVDATEVADAVARVEAGLASQGGIGLLVNNAGVIEHAEAPFAQDDVEDVWRVIETNVRGPLLVTHAVLPGMLARGAGRVLNMNSGSGHRALTTYTGYAVSKGALARFTTQLHAQYAGAGLRVLDLAPGVVATDMTAGMPVHDGRTEWTSPQDVAHLVLGFAAGELDDLSGRFVRAGVDTVASLQERVGAIVATDARTLRLATWGPDDPVA from the coding sequence GTGACCGCGACGACCGCCGCACCTGTCCGCCCCGACGTCCCGCGCACGGCCCTGGTGACCGGCGCCGGCCGAGGCATCGGGCGGCACCTGGCCCTCGCGCTGGCCCGCGAGGGGTACGCCCTCGGCTTGGTGGCCCGCACGCGCGAGCGGCTCGAGGTGGTCGCCGACGAGGCGCGCGCGCTCGGCGCGCCCGTGACCGTCGCGGTCGCGGACCTCGTCGACGCCACGGAGGTCGCGGACGCCGTCGCGCGCGTCGAGGCGGGCCTGGCCTCGCAGGGCGGGATCGGGCTGCTGGTGAACAACGCCGGCGTCATCGAGCACGCCGAGGCGCCCTTCGCGCAGGACGACGTCGAGGACGTCTGGCGCGTGATCGAGACGAACGTGCGCGGTCCTCTGCTCGTCACGCACGCGGTGCTGCCCGGCATGCTCGCGCGCGGCGCCGGCCGCGTGCTCAACATGAACTCCGGCTCGGGCCACCGCGCGCTGACGACGTACACCGGGTACGCGGTGAGCAAGGGTGCGCTCGCGCGGTTCACCACGCAGCTGCACGCGCAGTACGCCGGGGCGGGCCTGCGCGTGCTGGACCTCGCGCCGGGCGTCGTGGCGACCGACATGACCGCGGGCATGCCGGTGCACGACGGACGCACCGAGTGGACGTCCCCGCAGGACGTCGCGCACCTCGTGCTGGGCTTCGCCGCGGGCGAGCTCGACGACCTGTCGGGGCGCTTCGTGCGGGCCGGCGTCGACACGGTCGCCTCGCTGCAGGAGCGGGTCGGCGCGATCGTCGCCACCGACGCGCGCACGCTGCGGCTCGCGACGTGGGGACCGGACGACCCGGTGGCCTGA
- a CDS encoding DsbA family protein, with product MSTDEPVLTDPDRHVLGDPDAPVTVVQYGDLECPYCRDAEPVLRRLVEESDGRVRLVWRHFPLFQLHPHALAAALAVEAAGAHGRFWEMQRLLYAHQDALTDDDLARYARELGLDPEEVVGEPADRFARAVQADYEGGIELDVPGTPTLLVDGVPYRGRIELEALRAVVDAV from the coding sequence ATGTCGACCGACGAGCCTGTGCTCACCGACCCCGACCGTCACGTCCTCGGTGACCCCGACGCGCCCGTCACCGTGGTGCAGTACGGCGACCTCGAGTGCCCGTACTGCCGCGACGCCGAACCGGTGCTGCGTCGGCTCGTCGAGGAGTCCGACGGCCGCGTCCGCCTGGTCTGGCGGCACTTCCCGCTGTTCCAGCTCCACCCCCACGCGCTCGCGGCGGCGCTGGCCGTCGAGGCCGCAGGCGCGCACGGCAGGTTCTGGGAGATGCAGCGCCTGCTGTACGCGCACCAGGACGCGCTCACCGACGACGACCTGGCGCGCTACGCGCGCGAGCTCGGCCTGGATCCCGAGGAGGTCGTGGGCGAGCCCGCCGACCGCTTCGCGCGCGCCGTGCAGGCGGACTACGAGGGTGGCATCGAGCTCGACGTGCCCGGCACGCCGACGCTGCTGGTGGACGGCGTGCCGTACCGCGGCCGCATCGAGCTCGAGGCGCTGCGGGCCGTGGTCGACGCGGTGTGA
- a CDS encoding DNA-3-methyladenine glycosylase family protein, protein MRTALDHRAALSSLAARSVPGVERVDVDAGTVSRLVELGAGPVHVTAHVAATGVRVDADGPAAPAALDDLATRWFGLADDLAPVHAALGGDPVLGPLVAARPHLRVPGHPDGFEAAVQVVLTQQVSLGAGRTTGARLASAYGRPGPGGLLAYPRPEDLAAADSVALQAVLRVPHARARAVHALAVACAGGLRLVPGAPAADVRAALLAIPGIGPWTADVVALRALGDRDAFPAGDLVLRRALGVPDVRDVATAGRAWSPWRAFAATHLWAAVGYPAAATAPPDGRAQRTRPGGPGIGPSAIR, encoded by the coding sequence GTGCGCACCGCCCTCGACCACCGCGCCGCGCTGTCCTCCCTCGCGGCCCGGTCGGTGCCGGGCGTCGAGCGGGTCGACGTCGACGCCGGCACCGTCAGCCGGCTCGTCGAGCTCGGCGCCGGGCCCGTGCACGTCACGGCGCACGTGGCAGCGACCGGTGTGCGCGTCGACGCCGACGGGCCGGCCGCCCCCGCTGCGCTCGACGACCTCGCGACGCGGTGGTTCGGGCTGGCCGACGACCTCGCACCCGTGCACGCCGCCCTCGGTGGCGACCCCGTCCTCGGCCCGCTCGTCGCGGCCCGCCCCCACCTGCGCGTCCCGGGGCATCCCGACGGCTTCGAGGCCGCGGTCCAGGTCGTGCTGACGCAGCAGGTCTCGCTGGGCGCCGGGCGGACGACCGGTGCGCGGCTCGCCTCCGCGTACGGCCGGCCCGGCCCCGGCGGGTTGCTCGCGTACCCACGCCCCGAGGACCTCGCCGCGGCCGACTCCGTGGCCCTGCAGGCGGTGCTGCGCGTGCCGCACGCACGCGCCCGCGCGGTCCACGCGCTCGCCGTCGCCTGCGCGGGGGGCCTGCGGCTCGTGCCCGGCGCCCCTGCCGCCGACGTCCGCGCAGCGCTGCTGGCGATCCCCGGCATCGGCCCGTGGACCGCGGACGTCGTGGCGCTGCGCGCGCTCGGGGACCGCGACGCGTTCCCCGCGGGCGACCTCGTCCTGCGCCGCGCCCTGGGGGTGCCGGACGTCCGCGACGTCGCGACGGCCGGGCGGGCGTGGTCGCCGTGGCGGGCCTTCGCCGCGACGCACCTGTGGGCGGCGGTCGGGTACCCCGCTGCGGCGACGGCTCCCCCGGACGGGCGCGCGCAGCGGACCCGTCCGGGTGGTCCCGGCATCGGCCCGAGCGCGATCCGGTGA
- a CDS encoding methylated-DNA--[protein]-cysteine S-methyltransferase encodes MADVESEQPAGTDEPRRAAPRYALVVAPFGPVAVAADDGAVTDVRFPHADGTPATRGLGEPAAPDADPVLAEAVRQLRAYLAGELRDFDLPLRLRGSPFQQRVWQGLRAVPYGTTTTYGALAAAVGLDPRTTARAVGAANGANHVPIVVPCHRVLGADGTLTGFSGGLERKRELLALEARVASGAATLF; translated from the coding sequence ATGGCGGACGTGGAGAGCGAGCAGCCCGCGGGGACCGACGAGCCGAGGCGCGCGGCGCCGCGGTACGCGCTCGTGGTGGCGCCGTTCGGACCCGTCGCCGTGGCGGCGGACGACGGTGCGGTCACCGACGTGCGGTTCCCGCACGCCGACGGCACACCGGCCACGCGCGGCCTGGGCGAGCCCGCCGCGCCCGACGCGGACCCGGTGCTGGCCGAGGCGGTGCGCCAGCTGCGTGCCTACCTCGCGGGCGAGCTACGCGACTTCGACCTGCCGCTGCGCCTGCGCGGCAGCCCGTTCCAGCAGCGTGTCTGGCAGGGCCTGCGCGCGGTGCCGTACGGCACGACGACGACCTACGGCGCGCTGGCCGCGGCCGTCGGGCTCGACCCTCGGACAACCGCACGTGCCGTGGGTGCGGCGAACGGCGCGAACCACGTGCCGATCGTCGTGCCCTGCCACCGCGTGCTCGGCGCGGACGGGACGCTCACCGGCTTCTCCGGCGGCCTGGAGCGCAAGCGTGAGCTCCTGGCGCTCGAGGCGCGCGTCGCGTCGGGCGCGGCCACGCTGTTCTGA
- a CDS encoding flavodoxin domain-containing protein gives MRILLTVASRHQGTWEIGEVIAARLRERGHVVDQCAPEDVTTVADHDAVVLGSAVYTAHWLPTARDFADRHADELRARRVWTFSSGLATQPANSANSPLEVAALRERIGSRAHRSFRGRLDRSVLSFTERAIIAGGRAREGDHRDMAAVAAWADEIADALASDAPPVTQVAQRPVVAARHA, from the coding sequence ATGCGCATCCTGCTGACGGTGGCGTCGCGGCACCAGGGCACGTGGGAGATCGGCGAGGTGATCGCGGCACGGCTGCGCGAGCGCGGCCACGTCGTCGACCAGTGCGCGCCCGAGGACGTGACCACGGTCGCCGACCACGACGCGGTCGTGCTCGGCTCCGCCGTCTACACGGCGCACTGGCTGCCCACCGCCCGCGACTTCGCCGACCGCCACGCGGACGAGCTGCGCGCGCGCCGCGTGTGGACGTTCTCGTCGGGCCTCGCCACGCAGCCGGCCAACTCGGCGAACTCGCCGCTCGAGGTCGCCGCGCTGCGCGAGCGCATCGGCTCGCGCGCGCACCGCAGCTTCCGGGGCCGGCTCGACCGCTCGGTGCTGTCGTTCACCGAGCGCGCGATCATCGCCGGCGGGCGTGCCCGCGAGGGCGACCACCGCGACATGGCCGCGGTCGCCGCCTGGGCCGACGAGATCGCGGACGCGCTGGCCTCGGACGCGCCGCCGGTGACGCAGGTGGCGCAGCGTCCTGTGGTGGCCGCGCGGCACGCCTGA
- a CDS encoding DUF1697 domain-containing protein, with amino-acid sequence MTVMVALLRGVNVGGSSTVPMADLRRVVADAGYRDVRTYVNSGNVVLTTGTADTEEVAATLRAAFADAFAAAPDVVVRTRDELHAVVDANPFLDRDDDPTHHHVVFLPGRAPARLPDVEVQEPEALAAVGRELYLWLPNGAGRSRLAARMAGRAGGGGTARNWRTVTTLARMADEPA; translated from the coding sequence ATGACCGTGATGGTGGCGCTGCTGCGCGGCGTGAACGTCGGGGGCAGCAGCACGGTGCCGATGGCGGACCTGCGCCGCGTCGTCGCCGACGCCGGCTACCGCGACGTCCGCACCTACGTGAACAGCGGCAACGTCGTCCTGACGACGGGCACTGCCGACACCGAGGAGGTCGCGGCCACGCTGCGCGCGGCGTTCGCCGACGCGTTCGCGGCCGCCCCGGACGTCGTCGTGCGCACGCGCGACGAGCTGCACGCGGTCGTGGACGCGAACCCCTTCCTCGACCGTGACGACGACCCCACGCACCACCACGTGGTGTTCCTCCCGGGCCGTGCGCCGGCGCGCCTGCCGGACGTCGAGGTGCAGGAGCCGGAGGCGCTCGCGGCCGTCGGGCGCGAGCTCTACCTCTGGCTGCCGAACGGTGCGGGCCGCAGCAGGCTCGCCGCCCGGATGGCCGGCCGCGCCGGCGGCGGAGGCACCGCGCGCAACTGGCGCACCGTCACGACGCTCGCGCGCATGGCCGACGAGCCCGCCTGA
- a CDS encoding MarR family winged helix-turn-helix transcriptional regulator has product MSEHDVRASVAAWEALFRAQVTLVRRFARHDVWGSLSLREYDVLYTLSRAPGRAQRLRELADSSLLTQPSLSRLVDRLEADGLVRRGPVEGDRRGKAVHLTAEGLRLQREIGRRHARSIDALVGGALDAEELATLERLCDRLRLAQAHLPDPVGLTDGTSGDV; this is encoded by the coding sequence GTGTCCGAGCACGACGTCCGGGCGTCCGTCGCCGCGTGGGAGGCGCTGTTCCGGGCGCAGGTCACGCTCGTGCGCCGGTTCGCCCGCCACGACGTGTGGGGGAGCCTGAGCCTGCGCGAGTACGACGTGCTCTACACGCTGTCGCGCGCGCCCGGGCGCGCGCAGCGCCTGCGCGAGCTCGCCGACTCCAGCCTGCTCACCCAGCCCAGCCTGTCGCGGCTCGTCGACCGGCTCGAGGCGGACGGGCTCGTGCGCCGCGGACCCGTCGAGGGCGACCGGCGTGGCAAGGCCGTGCACCTCACGGCCGAGGGCCTGCGGCTCCAGCGGGAGATCGGGCGGCGGCACGCGCGGTCGATCGACGCGCTGGTGGGTGGTGCGCTCGACGCCGAGGAGCTCGCGACCCTCGAGCGGCTGTGCGACCGGCTGCGGCTCGCCCAGGCGCACCTGCCCGATCCGGTGGGTCTCACGGACGGCACGTCGGGCGACGTCTGA
- a CDS encoding HIT family protein: MPTLFTRIIDGEIPGRFVWADDQAVALLTIAPITTGHALVVPRQEIEQLTDAPDDLLAHLTSVAKTVGLAQRAAWGAPRAALLVAGFEIPHLHLHVLPAWDESNLSFAHARQDEPAADLDAAAQRLRGALRTAGHGAHVPADMSSPAL, translated from the coding sequence ATGCCGACGCTGTTCACCCGCATCATCGACGGCGAGATCCCCGGCCGCTTCGTCTGGGCCGACGACCAGGCCGTCGCCCTGCTGACCATCGCGCCCATCACCACGGGCCACGCGCTCGTCGTGCCGCGCCAGGAGATCGAGCAGCTCACCGACGCGCCCGACGACCTGCTGGCGCACCTCACGTCCGTCGCGAAGACGGTCGGACTCGCGCAGCGTGCCGCGTGGGGCGCACCCCGTGCCGCGCTGCTCGTCGCGGGGTTCGAGATCCCGCACCTGCACCTGCACGTGCTGCCGGCGTGGGACGAGTCGAACCTGTCGTTCGCGCACGCCCGCCAGGACGAGCCCGCCGCCGACCTCGACGCGGCGGCCCAGCGGCTGCGCGGCGCGCTGCGCACCGCCGGGCACGGCGCGCACGTCCCTGCCGACATGTCCTCCCCCGCGCTGTGA
- a CDS encoding alpha/beta hydrolase has protein sequence MRLLPVTPRPTSTRARAVAAVLTLGLLSACSAGTEPPVTPPEVGPTPTMLDKAPVEMVQAEAPECLSDGIAYATVGGGDASASVAWAGSGDRGVLYAPQVDGDVCQWADELVRLAGAGYLVATYDWGADGEVGFRAALDVLKATGAQRVAFVGASAGGTLAAGLADDLDAVAVVALSPPAQLGEVDARAEANEFTGPLQVFSSTDDPQVPATDSALVPRNDMTSVVTQVSGTLHGIEFMGPDSYHADHVRNVIDDALAAGFGA, from the coding sequence GTGCGTCTGCTACCCGTCACCCCCCGTCCGACGTCCACACGCGCGAGGGCCGTCGCGGCCGTCCTCACGCTCGGTCTGCTCAGCGCGTGCTCGGCCGGCACCGAGCCGCCCGTCACGCCGCCCGAGGTCGGCCCCACCCCCACGATGCTCGACAAGGCTCCCGTCGAGATGGTCCAGGCGGAGGCCCCCGAGTGCCTCAGCGACGGCATCGCCTACGCCACCGTCGGCGGTGGTGACGCGTCCGCGTCCGTCGCCTGGGCCGGCTCCGGCGACCGGGGCGTGCTGTACGCGCCGCAGGTCGACGGCGACGTGTGCCAGTGGGCCGACGAGCTCGTGCGGCTCGCCGGCGCCGGCTACCTCGTCGCCACCTACGACTGGGGCGCCGACGGCGAGGTCGGCTTCCGCGCCGCGCTCGACGTCCTCAAGGCGACCGGTGCCCAGCGCGTCGCGTTCGTCGGGGCGTCCGCCGGCGGCACGCTCGCCGCCGGGCTCGCCGACGACCTCGACGCCGTCGCGGTCGTCGCCCTCAGCCCGCCGGCGCAGCTCGGCGAGGTCGACGCGCGCGCCGAGGCCAACGAGTTCACCGGCCCGCTGCAGGTGTTCTCCTCGACCGACGACCCCCAGGTGCCCGCGACCGACAGCGCGCTCGTGCCCCGCAACGACATGACCTCGGTCGTCACCCAGGTCTCCGGCACGCTGCACGGCATCGAGTTCATGGGCCCCGACAGCTACCACGCCGACCACGTGCGCAACGTCATCGACGACGCGCTCGCGGCCGGGTTCGGCGCCTGA
- the nhaA gene encoding Na+/H+ antiporter NhaA — MLLGATVVALAWANSPWRDAYTALWHTPAGVYVGGAGLELDLQHWVNDLAMAVFFTVVGLEINRELTRGELRDPRAVAVPALGAVGGLLVPVLVFLAFNAGTDAAHGWGVVMSTDTAFLVGVLALFGPRCPDRLRLFLLTLAIVDDIGAIAAMAVFYTDDVDVRALGAAGVLVVLLVVLRRRGVWRLAPYVAVGLALWVAVLASGVHATIAGVLVGLLVPTAVPHERRRRAVAVHARRFLSEGGADREHLTEVAGRAAVPTGDRLQRALHPWSAYVVVPLFGLANAGVRLDPQTLADAFSSRLTIGVAVALVAGNALGITGAATLALRLDLGDLPGRVRWGHLMSGAVLAGIGFTISLFIAQLAFDDPVHLERAKIGVLAGSLVAAVAGSVLLRWLGERLPLCTPPRLPPTLPPLPWRGPGARASG, encoded by the coding sequence GTGCTGCTGGGCGCCACCGTCGTCGCGCTCGCCTGGGCGAACTCGCCGTGGCGCGACGCCTACACCGCCCTGTGGCACACCCCGGCCGGCGTGTACGTGGGCGGCGCAGGCCTCGAGCTCGACCTGCAGCACTGGGTCAACGACCTCGCGATGGCCGTGTTCTTCACCGTCGTCGGGCTCGAGATCAACCGCGAGCTCACGCGCGGCGAGCTGCGCGACCCCCGCGCGGTAGCCGTGCCCGCACTGGGTGCGGTGGGCGGGCTGCTCGTGCCCGTGCTCGTCTTCCTGGCGTTCAACGCGGGCACCGACGCAGCGCACGGGTGGGGCGTGGTCATGTCGACCGACACCGCGTTCCTCGTCGGTGTCCTCGCGCTGTTCGGCCCGCGCTGCCCGGACCGGCTGCGGCTGTTCCTGCTGACCCTGGCGATCGTCGACGACATCGGCGCGATCGCCGCCATGGCGGTGTTCTACACGGACGACGTCGACGTGCGGGCGCTCGGTGCGGCGGGCGTGCTCGTCGTGCTGCTCGTCGTGCTGCGACGCCGCGGCGTGTGGCGGCTCGCTCCGTACGTGGCCGTGGGGCTCGCCCTGTGGGTCGCTGTGCTCGCCTCCGGCGTGCACGCGACGATCGCGGGTGTGCTCGTGGGGCTGCTCGTGCCGACCGCCGTGCCGCACGAGCGGCGGCGCCGGGCGGTGGCCGTGCACGCGCGCCGCTTCCTGTCGGAAGGTGGCGCCGACCGCGAGCACCTCACCGAGGTGGCCGGGCGCGCGGCGGTGCCGACCGGTGACCGGCTGCAGCGCGCGCTGCACCCGTGGAGCGCCTACGTCGTCGTGCCGCTGTTCGGCCTCGCCAACGCCGGCGTCCGGCTCGACCCGCAGACGCTCGCCGACGCGTTCTCCTCGCGCCTGACGATCGGCGTGGCCGTGGCCCTCGTCGCCGGCAACGCCCTGGGGATCACCGGTGCCGCGACCCTCGCCCTCCGCCTGGACCTCGGCGACCTGCCCGGCCGCGTGCGCTGGGGGCACCTCATGAGCGGCGCGGTCCTGGCGGGGATCGGTTTCACCATCTCGCTGTTCATCGCGCAGCTCGCGTTCGACGACCCGGTGCACCTCGAGCGCGCCAAGATCGGGGTCCTCGCGGGCTCCCTGGTCGCGGCCGTCGCGGGGTCCGTCCTGCTGCGGTGGCTCGGTGAGCGGCTGCCGCTGTGCACGCCCCCGCGCCTGCCCCCGACGCTGCCGCCGCTGCCGTGGCGGGGGCCGGGCGCGCGCGCGTCCGGCTGA